CTCGTATGCCGATTGTCATCATGCTAATGATGGGATATTCTTGGATGAGTCATCATGCTAATTCTAGATGAGTGCATTAAGTGGAGGATCTGATGCATATAGTAAAAGCATGGTTCAATTTAAAACGTGATGAATGGACCTGACCAGGTGGTTTGGCAGGCATGGCATATCTTCTGATTTGATATTAATGACATGCTATGGCATATGGATAGTTGACGTTGTGGCTTATGTTTGAATTTGGTATATCTACTTTGTTATATCATTCTTTAACAAACGTCAATGAAGTCACGGACTGAACATCATTTTTGGTAAACAAGATGAATCATCTGAAAATTAATATTGAATTTTTATGGTTTCCGTGTCCTTTAGGGATAATTGATTACAAATTAATACATCACTATTTGATCAGATTTCAAAGATTTCTTTGAATGTATTTCTCCATTTTAAATTTTGTATGATGGTTGTTATCATATCTGCACACAGCTAAATTAACTCTAAATAGAGGTACTTGTGTCATTGCTATGCAACTAATGTCTTTCTTTGTTTACGCAACTTATACCTTGTAGAACCTTTGAATAATGAAGTCTTTTAAGTTTTAACAACATGACTTTCTTGATTTTATAGCTTTTAATAATTTGGATTTGATTGTAAATATAGGTTCAAAATCCTCATAGCATTCAGTATAATGGAACTATCCAAGGCCTTAAGTATATATGGAAGTCTGAGGGTTTTCGAGGACTATTTAGAGGAAATGGTACCAACTGTGCACGGATTGTCCCCAACTCAGCAGTCAAGTTCTATAGCTATGAACAAGCATCAAGGTAAACTCTTGGATTGTCATGTTGATTCTTTATCACTTAGATGAATATTGatgaaagagaaggaaaaaaagaaatttaTGTTCTGCTAtgtcatttttcttttcttttggtatcATTATGTTAGTTGTCTAATGCAGTTTTATCATTTAGAATATGCGGATGTAAAGACCCTTTTTTAACTGTTCCTGCAGCTGTTGGTTGCAGGCCTGCAGGCTGGTGCCTGCATCCCAGCTAGGCTAATAATTGCAGGCTTCAGTCCTGCTGCATCTGCTGGCTGGTGTGCCTGCAGCCTGTGGACCAGTACACTGCATCAGCCTATGGTTCTGCTGCAGCCTGCTGGTCCACTCATTTTATTGTCTCACTACCTATTTGTGTTCCTACTTTAAATTTTCAACTAACTGATTAGTGAAAAAGATTTCTGTTTCAATAGGAGCTCAGAAAGCATGCTAGATAGAAATTAAGTGATGGAATTCcatattttatcatctttgtGGGTCTCTCCAAGATTGTGTACCTTTCCTTGACGTATGTAATTATCCATCCTTTTTTAACAAACCATTCAACCGTGCCTTTATTTTAGCGGTCTCAATTGAAAAACATTTTTCACCAAATGGTGTTATATACCATAGACAAGTCTGCATCAAACAATTACAAAATTAAGATATAGCTAACCATGGGATTTCTCAAATGCGGGTTTGGTATTGTGCTAAATCACTGCTAACTATCCATCTACTTAGATCCTATTATCTGAGGTTAGCTTCCATTGTTCTTACTGTTGCAATTTAATGTTGGACATTTCCCTATTCTTTCTGATGATTGGATATGAACCTTGTCGCAGTGGAATTTTGTGGCTTTACCGTCGGCAGTCTGGCAATGGTATGACCTATCCTTATATTCTGTTTTTTTCTTTGATTTAGGTATTTTATTTGATGCTACGAACTGATGCAGTCATAGGTCTTCCCTTAAGTTTCAGTTATATCATTTGAAAGAAATTTGCTACAGACGAATGCCTCTATGTAATAATCTTGAGTTCCTGTACCATAAATATTCTTGCATATGACACATGTATGTATGAGGTGGTTGAAGCTTCAAGAAATAGAAATACTAACACCCAAGAATTATCTAGAGTCACTTCTTTTAAACTCCTTTTTTTGCACTTCTGTATATTTGTGGCACAAAAAAAAGTGAATTTGATGCAATACTTTTGTTTATTGGTTTCTGTATTGCTATTTTATTGGAACACTCTGCCAATCAGACATTCCAGGTGACATGCGATTACTATGTTCTGAATTCACTACCTTATCCATCACATATTGGCACGGTAACAATTCTCAATAGCATCTTGCATACATTTTGGTTTTTCTGGCAATTAGACATTAAAGCAGCTGAAAACAACTATTTCTTCCTATTTAGTTCTTTGACCTCTGTTTATGGGTGAGTCTACAGTTTCTTTTTTGCAATTGCTGTCCTCATTTCCTGCTTGAAGAGAAACCTTACTGTTCTGGTCTTCTTCTGCACCAAATTGGAGCTGTTCATTAAGAAGTACAACCAAATTTGTCTTGCAAATAACTTCTCTTAGGTATTCTTAcccttttttttaatatagatGTTTGTTTATAGGGACACATCTTTCAGAGAATCTGTTTCGATATTCTTTATGGATAGCATAAATTTTAGCATGCTTCATGGTTCAGGGCTTTGAGTTTTGGAAAAATGAGTGGTTCTCATGGCAACAGAAACAATTTGTTTGATGCCATGTCAGGCAGCTTGGTCTCTGTGCTTTTGGAGtgagaaaaaaaagggaaaatcatTCTCATTccggaaaagaaggaaaaaaacagCTGTACTGGTTTTGACATGGAAGGCCTATCCACTGGCTGTGTTGTCTTTCCTCTGGCCCCTGGTTATTGTGTTGACACTATCCTTGCCAAGCCTGACCAACAAACCAAACAAGAGCATTACATAGAATGGGTCTCCACCACTTTTTGGCTAGCATTATGTTTGCTCGCCAGCATGAGATGTATTGGGGGAAATGTACATGCTGCCTAAAACTTTAATTGTTGGTACAAATAACTGTGAAATTCATGCTGTAAATAATTCATGCAGCATCTTTCTGCTCGATTATTTCTGAAACTATTAAACTAGTAAAAGTTAATTTTTGTTTGTATAGTTATATTTACATTTGAAAACTTTTTATGGTAATGAATTAATACTACTAGTGGGGGCATATTCTTCAGATAGAGGTGCAAACACaaaatgttttttttcttttcttggatACTTGCTATGATCATTCATCAATAATCAAACCAAATGGTTCACTAGAACCTAGGACAAACAGTTTTGAACACCTGGTCTTTGAACAACCTGAATTTTGTTGTATATTTCTTAGTTACTTGGAATATGTtgaacagtttcatcatcaaattgcaTAGTGTATCATGTGGTGAATGTTTAGAGACTTGTTTGATATCATCTTTGTTCTCTTCTTTTTCAGTAAGCAAGAAACAAAGTTGTTTATGTTCTGAAACCAAGCTAGTTTGGTCCTTGGGTCCGCCTTTGTTTTTATCTATCGTGTTGTTTTAAAGTGAAAAACTGGAGTGCTGTTTCTGTTTAAATAAATTAAGTTTTATAGTTGTGTGGAGGAAGAGGATTTATTTGTTGGGAACAGCATCTGATGTGTTTGATTTAGAACCATTTAGGTAATAATGAGAAGTTGGACATCTTCCAAAGATTATAAGCTAATTCATTGGCTTTAATTTGTGAACTTGAAATGGCAAAATTGATGACAAAACATCtcttagtttttcttttttgtatctCAATTTATGCAGTGTGCTTTTTGTGTAATTGGACAACTGCTTTCCATGTGGACAAAATCATTTGACTTGGTATTTTCAGATGGACAACAGATGGTCATTGGAACTAGTTATGTATCGGCCATGCATTTGAAATATCTTAAGTCTCTCGTAATATGTCAAAtgtctttcattttttatttctaaattggTAACATATAACTTTGTGTGTTAACTTAAGCAGAAGATGCTCAAATCACTCCTGTACTACGTCTTGGTGCTGGAGCATGTGCTGGAATTATTGCTATGTCTGCTACTTATCCAATGGACATGGTCCGTGGAAGAATTACAGTTCAGGTACCCTTTCTAATTTTTGCTGACACCAGATGTGTCCCTTTATGGTTCAGTTATCTAACTCCTCCCCATGCTCCTTTAACATCTTTTCTCTATGCAGACTGAAAAGTCACCTTACCAGTACAGAGGGATGTTTAATGCATTGGGCACTGTTTACCGTGAAGAAGGTTTTCGTGCTTTGTACAAAGGGTGGCTTCCATCTGTCATAGGAGTAGTAAGTATTTCGAAGCATCTATCATTATAACTGTGTATAATCAGGTGTTGTGTAGTTTGATCTTTGATTTTGGGGCATTGGAGAAACTGAATTTCCAGTGAAAAAGTATCTATTCATATCTAACAATGTTTAAGAAAGAGGCcaaccttcttcttttttttttaaccttttgCTTATTTTCATGGTTTTTTTCCTTccatttattattgttatttttgctGGTGCTATGACATCCTTCTGCAAATTTTGGGAAAAACCTCGTGTACAACTTTAGCATAAAAAGAGCCAAACTACCATAAACATCTAAGTTTACTAGGAATTTTGGTGGGACAGGCATGCTAttttaattccaaaacataaaagCTCATGATGAGTATTAATGTTCTGAGACATAGTTCCTTGTTGGCTTCATCACCAAGCAGGGCAGAAAAATAGATAATGTTAACACCTATCTATCCTTTTTCAGCCTGTTAAATTTCAGAATAACTAACTGAGACCTTGATGAATCATATGTCAACATGAAATCGATGGCTGTCTCACGAATATTCTGTTTTGTTTTCAGATTCCTTATGTAGGCCTCAATTTTGCTGTTTATGAATCACTGAAGGATTGGTTAGTTAAATCTAAACCATATGGTCTTGTTGAAGACTCAGAGTTGAGTGTTGTCACAAGGCTTGCATGTGGCGCTGTAGCTGGAACCATTGGCCAGACTGTTGCCTACCCTCTTGATGTCATACGCAGAAGAATGCAGATGGTGGGTTGGAAGGATGCTGCCTCAGTCGTGACAGGTGAAGGCAGGAGCAAAGCTCCTTTGGAATATGCCGGAATGATTGATGCATTCAGGAAAACAGTGCATCATGAGGGCTTCGGGGCCTTGTACAAGGGTCTTGTCCCCAATTCAGTAAAGGTTAGTAGATTTTGTTTGTTTCGTCGATTACGAATTAGTAATCAAAACTTAAATTCTCTCATTATCTCTCTGTTCCCATTGTTACATTGTTCTCTCTTTTTGGGGTTACAGGTGGTACCATCCATTGCGATTGCCTTTGTGACATATGAGGTCGTGAAGGATATTCTCGGAGTAGAAATGAGAATATCTGACTGAAGCCAGAAATAAGGTTGAAATGCAGCTTTTCTTTTGTAGGTTTTGTAGGGTTCCTTCAAAGGtaggatatatacatatattccacATTCAACCCTCACCCCGTGTTGACGATATCCAGCTATTACTTTTGATAACACTGCTGGACATGTAGCATTCCTCCTAATATCCAAATAAATGGAGAGAACATGTAACTCTCGAGCAATGTATGAAGCATTTTCTTTTGAATGCTTGACCGTGAATCCCTCGGCAAATAAATGGAGAGGCATTCATTCGTGGAGACGAGGGGGGTGCACATGGCCTGCCTGTTCTTCCAAAGTTAACAATAAACGTGTAATGAATGCCTCGTTTAAGTTCGGGCGGACGAGTGACAAAGAATGCCTACTACTACTAGTTTCTTTGTTGAAGCAGTCGGTACTCTTGTCACAGTTAACAATAAACCGTGTACTGGCGGATTGAATGAATGCCCTACTACtagtttccttttttctttttttttttagagggTTAATCACCCCAGTAGCAGTAGTACTCCTCTTTCactctgtacatggtgataagagtAAGAAATCAAACAATCCATCTACCCAAAACATAATAGCCGAGCCGGGGGACTCTACAAGCGACGCCTATTGTTGCTGGGTTTAAGCCTCACCAAGTACTCACCAAGTTGATTGTACTTCTCGTGCTGGTAATCAATCATCTGGCTCAGCTGCTTTATTGCCTCCAGTTTCTCCTTGTTTCTGGCCActatctcctcttccttttccctcACTGCCGTCTCCAGTTCTTCCAGCCTCCTGTCGGTTTCGATGCTCCTCCATGACACTTTCTCCATCTCCTTTTCCTTCTCACCTAACCGATCCCTCAGACCCTCTGCCTTGTGCTTCAGAGCTGCCATTCCCTCCTTGCTTTCCTTCAATCTCACTGCCATGTCTCGTAACTTCTCATTCATTTCTTGCTTTTCATACAGTTTCTGGCGTAACCTTGTCTTCATAATCTCCGCATCCACTGTGATCCAGGCTAGCTGCCTTTCTATCCCACAATGTTTCTGTTTAAATTCCGATTCTAGCTCATCAAGTCCCTGGCAGAAATCTGAAACCCCGGACCCAACAGCTTCGATTGTTCCCGTGAGCTCTGCAGACATTATCCTGGTCTCGTTTTCCAACTTTTTAACATTGCATTGCAGCTCTGCAATCATCTTCATGTGCTTCGCTTCTTTCTCTCTGTATTCTGTTTCTGTAATTTTAAGATTCTGTTTAAATAAGCAAGACTGGGTTTCCAATTGGCCCTTAAGGCCGGCAACCTCTTTGATAATTACTGCTCTTTCTGCTTCCGAAACGTTATGGTTTACCTGAAGTTCTTTAACACTCTCCACCAACTTATTTATTTCTTTCATCCGCTCTTCGCCGACAGCCTCGGCAACCTCTAGCTTCTGACACGACTCATGAAACCGATACTTAAGTTGCTTACACTCCTCATGCAAATCATTCAAGCTACTTTTCAGAAATAGCAGCAACCTTTCCTGTACGGTAACTTTTTGTGTCACCTCATCATCAAAGTTGTTCGCCAAATTCAAAATTTCCAAGCATCCGTCTCTTACTGCTTTCATCTGATCTTCCAGTTTTGAATCCAGATCAGAGTTCCTCTCATGCATGTCCATATTTTTTTGCAGTAGAGTAGAGTTCTCTTCGGTGAACGCTTCCAGCTTATCTGCTTGCTTCCTGATGGATGCCTCTGCCTGCTCCAATTTTGAGATCAatgtacatatttcttcctcaagAACTCCAATTTGTTTGGTAAGTTCACTCAGTTTGTGGTTGGCCAGTTCTACTTCATGACTTGAATCATTAACCTGATTTTGTAATTGACCATTATCAGTTTTTAACTGCTCTATTTGAACCGTCAAATCCTCAATAATCTTCTCAGACTCCTGTAGCAGCCTTTTGTTTTCATTCAAGGTTGAGTTCTCCTCTTTCAAATGCTCCAGCAAATGTTGTAGATCTTTTATCTGAATCCCTTCTATCTCTGACTTACTAAATAGCTCCGAATTCTCCATTGTCAACTTTTCTATTTGTTGACCAGCAGCTTCAAGTTTGTTTTCTGCATTAATCAGTTGGACTTTGGTTGCTTCCAATTCAGCATCCAGATTTTCTACTCGCACTCGTAACTCTGATTTCTCAATCTCTAGCTGATCTCTCTGAGATTTGAGATCAGTGATCTCTCCCTCAAATAACTTAGCTTTAGCAGATAGTTCTTCATTTTCTGAGATGAGCACAAGCTTCTCATCGCTTGTTGCTTCCAAAATCTGTTTCAACTTGGTCTCTTCCTGCTCTTTTGCTTGAAGTTCCATCTCGAGGACTTCGTATGCCTGGGAGCTCTTCCTCTTCACCTCCTCTATTTCCAGAGAAAGCAACTCCACTTTTTGCTGTCCTTCTTCGGCCAATTGCATGGCCTCTTTAAGTCGTGATGCCAAATCACTATTTTCGGCTTCTTTATCTTTTAGTTGCTTGTTCGAAACATGGATTGCATTCAGCAATCTGGTATTTTCATTGTTCAACAGTTCTGATTTCGTTTTTAGATCATCAATCTCAGAATTCAAAGCTCCATTCTCTTCTTGTGCATCTCTCAATCTGCTGGTCAGTTCATGTCCATTTCTATTAGCAGCTTCCAGCTCAAGCTTCAACATTTCGTTTCCAGACAACAATTGTGTTATCTTGGATGATAAATCATCAGTTGCTGATTTCAGATTTAGGTTAGCTTCATCTCTCTGGTCAGCCAAAGCTTTCTCTGTCCCCTTTATCTTGCtcacaagttcaaaattctctgataagattgcttccttttctttatctatatcatcaaTCTTCTGGTTTAGATAAGCCAATTCTTGAGCTTGTTTTTCTGACTCTTGCTTTAAACTCATGTTATCGGATTCCATCGTCATTATCTTGTCCTTCAAATGACTGATTTCAGATATGTGTTCTTCGATGTATTTTTCCGACTCTTGTAACTTGCTCAATGCTTCCATTTTTTCTGATATTAGAATTTCAATTTGTTCATGCATGGTACATATGCTTTGATTCAACTCATGGTGTTGCTTAACAGAAGCCTCTAACTTTTGCTCGAGATCTCTGTTCTCAGATTGTAATGTCTTAATATTCTCTTGCATAATGTGGATTTGATTTTCCAATATTCTGTTCATGTCTTCGGTTTCTCCCAACACATCAACACCTTCAAGATTTGTGATCTTTGCAACCATTGAGGCAGCTTCAGCCTCAAGCTCATGGTTTCTCCTAATTGCACCTTCAAGTTGCTCCTGCAAGTTAGTGTAATGTTCCAAAGAGATGTCTGCTTTGGCTTCCCCTTCGTGATTCTTGCCTGAGTTCTTCGTGGAAAGTTCTGACTCCGAATCTGGTGAGTCTGAGGAGTCCGAACTGTCTGATGTAGAATTAACTGAAAAGTTGCCATTGTCTTCCTTTTGGCGAAATTTCTTCTTTAGTTTCTCTGTCAACTCATCGTAGCGGCCATATAAAGCTTGATAACCTTTATGAATATCCTTAATAAGAGAAGTTAGTTCAGACTTGTTTACTGAATTAAAAGATACTGTATCACTTTCTTCTGCAGTTATGAGCTGGAGGATCCTCTCCACATTCTTCTCAGTGTCTACAAGAAGAAATGTGTAACTTATTTACCAGATTACATAAATGAGAAGAACCAATATATCACTGATAACGATGTGAaaagtatttgaaaaaaaaaattgagagacCAATACTAGTAGCAGCAACTAGAGTTGGATAATTTGGTTTCCTACTACACAAAGATCAGAAGTCCTTTATTTACTTCCAGCACTAGTTAGTGCAAAGGAAGAAAGGATAAAGAATGCATCAATTTGGTTTACATGAACAAAATTATGAGGCCAATGACACTTTGAATTgaactttgaattttttttttttgctagagcTCATGTGTCAATGATTCTTCATAAGAAAAACTAAATTTCATAGGATCACAAATGAGAGATCCCTTGCAATAGCCATACCGTTCTTGTTCTCCAGTTTCTCAGTGTTCCCTCGATGGACATGGGTCCTAATGGAAGAAATAAATTTGCTTAGTTTGTTGTGCCGCCTCATCTCCAAATCCTTGCAGTTACTTCAGAACTTGGATATCTCCTGAGCAAAATTTATTCCCATTAATTAGGAATCATCCATGAAAATGCCAAAGTAAATTATTATTTAGATTATCAATGAAGAATTTATTAGTATGATAAAAGAGGATCTTTTGTTTTTACATTAGAGGTGTAATCTCACCAAaatattatacatatacatatgaagACATGAAACTTGCAAAGAGAAGTAATCAATCTTGTCACAGATAGTCAAAAAAGTAAATATCTGAGTCACATcttgtaatatatattttttttcctacACAGAATTGCAACTTCTTTCCACAAACCATATCAAGAGCAATAGTCAACATCAtattattcaaaatataaatcaaacaaATAGCCATCTATTAGTATTATTATACATGAGTGACGTTATAGTCCAGTTGTTCTACCTAATAGTATAATAAGGTCTGTTCTCCATAGAAATCTAGTCTAGAGCTGCTTTGAAAATGAAAGACAAAACAAAACAATTGAACAACAGGTTGAATAGGTCACCCTATAAAACAACTCCGaaatatataagaaaaagaaaatatccaCAAATGAAGTCAACAATCAAGTCAATAGCCATCTCACCTGTGTATGTCAATCACCCAATAATGCACTCACCCAATAGTGGATAAAAAGATTTTATCCTATGGGATGTGTTTAACGTTCTTCTAATGGTGGATGAAGAAAACCATATCGTACTTCAAACAAAAGATAGAGTGGTGCCCTCACTTGTCAAAGTAGAAATACGTTCCTCCTAACAATGGATGAAGCAACTATATAGCTATCACATCTAACGACTCACTAATCCCCGAAGGAAAATCGATCTGACTACCCGCTAATCCCCGATTCCGAAGGGGATCACCTTACCTACCCTTGGTAGGAAAACAAAATCATCTCATAACATGATAGGTCATATTTATTTTAGGATGAAATAATCTCATCAAAACATCTCAAGTTAGTTCCCCTCCAAACATCAATAATGTCAAAAAAACATACATTATTAGCCCTTAATTGGCATGAAACCTACTTAAATTTGTCCAATTGAAGTGAACAAGACCTAATTTAGCTAGAACCTAACTAAACCGACCACTAATCCTCATTTAATCGGTTTGAAACCACCCTAGACAAATTTAATTTAGGCTTAATTGGGTTCAATTTGGATCAAACGAACTCGAACCGATCAAATCGATTCAACATCACCCTAAACTGGCATGAAACAATCAACCGATCTGGTTCATTCAATTATATGGCTCGAATCAAGCAAAGGAGAGAGAATTAGGCTAGGCCACAAGTGCTCGTCCCAACAGCTAGAGAGAGAGGCGATGGGTTGGTCTGAGGGGCAGGCTACGTGGGCTAGGCCGAAAACCATCCTACGGGTTGGGCTGTGCTTGGCCTACAGGTTGGACCACATATAGCCTCGATTGGACAAGACCCACGCACATGCGACTCGGTTAATCGAGTCCAATCAGAAGCTTGACTTAGGTCagacccaaccaagcctcctttgCAATTCGATTTCAAATTTTTTTACGACGTCATTATAAACTTTCATCAAATGGTTAAATCATAACAAAATTGCAAGATGATTAAATGTTAATATATGAATTCAATTGTAACATGataaaattacattaaaaattagcatttcaattatatatatatatatatatatatatattagagctTTTGAATTAATAAAGATCATAGCATTGAAAACCGAAAATAATTTTGAATTAAACACATCATAAGTTTATTTAGATCCAATCTAAATAcataaaaatttagaaaattaaaaagaatcaaaaatttatattttcaaaatagaTAGGGTAACCAACCTCTCAGCAAGATTCCACGTCTCGTTCCTCCCACTGTTAGGTTCGGTGCAAAGTGAGGGAGAGGAATCCCGCTTTAAATTGGAGGAGGTGAGTCCTCCCCAATAGGtaagaaatataatttttcataattgatttatttttattatttttaatatccttACTAAAATGTCTTAAACAAACATGGAATCTGAAATATTCATTTCCTAAACTCTGACAACAAAATTTGGAAACCAACTAATTAGGTCATGATTAGGGGAAAAATGTCATTAATTACAATgtgtttttattaaaattaacaaAGGCATCTAGTCAACCAATAATTTCTCATATATAACTATTGCTATCCTAGAATCAAATATATGTCGGTAAAATGAAGCTCACAATAAGATGTGGCATGAAATGCGTTCATATTTCTAGTTAGAAAGAAAACAAACATGCAAGAAATTTGCTTGAGGAATATTAGCAAAAGAAGTTCATGTGACACAGCCGAATGGTCCCAGATAggtagtgaaaaaaaaaaagtgggttTATAGGATTAGATGGCTTAACTAGGGCTTAGTCATCTCTActcacatggtttcaaatctatcAATTTAATAGGTCGATTATCTCATGAAGCCAGGCATTTTGGTAAttgcatttattttgataatCTGGGGATCTTCGCCTTCTCCCTTCTCTCCTCCAAGGCAAGAGCAACATCACAGGAGGATGTAGATGCCCAGAAtggaagagaaggggaggagacaCAAATGGAAGACTTTGTAGGAAACAGATCAAGGTAGCAATCTCCTAAAATGAAAACCTCTCTTCCTTTCTCATTGCTCCTTTGGATTTTAGCATGATGATCTGCATCATTAAATCAGGCACCTATAATGGCTACTAGATCTTTATGATTATGAAATTAATAAAGCCAGGGAGTCTTCTGAAGCAGCAGATCGAAACAGAGTTCTATGTCTGACTCTAACATgaatgatgatgcaagcattggtaTCTTCACTAGGCTTGGAAGCAATGTTTCTATTTATTTCATcccaagggtcacattcataatcttgaaaaataaaaaattaatatcctGTATAAATTTGAACTGCATGAGTCAAGAGGTTGTCAAGAATATTTATCTGAATAGTCAGAT
This DNA window, taken from Musa acuminata AAA Group cultivar baxijiao chromosome BXJ3-7, Cavendish_Baxijiao_AAA, whole genome shotgun sequence, encodes the following:
- the LOC135642431 gene encoding mitochondrial adenine nucleotide transporter ADNT1-like isoform X2 translates to MELSKALSIYGSLRVFEDYLEEMVPTVHGLSPTQQSSSIAMNKHQVEFCGFTVGSLAMCAFCVIGQLLSMWTKSFDLVFSDGQQMVIGTKDAQITPVLRLGAGACAGIIAMSATYPMDMVRGRITVQTEKSPYQYRGMFNALGTVYREEGFRALYKGWLPSVIGVIPYVGLNFAVYESLKDWLVKSKPYGLVEDSELSVVTRLACGAVAGTIGQTVAYPLDVIRRRMQMVGWKDAASVVTGEGRSKAPLEYAGMIDAFRKTVHHEGFGALYKGLVPNSVKVVPSIAIAFVTYEVVKDILGVEMRISD
- the LOC135642431 gene encoding mitochondrial adenine nucleotide transporter ADNT1-like isoform X1 yields the protein MASEDVVGKSTGDSAVTTIVNLAEEAKLAREGVKAPGHAILSICKSLVAGGVAGGVSRTAVAPLERLKILLQVQNPHSIQYNGTIQGLKYIWKSEGFRGLFRGNGTNCARIVPNSAVKFYSYEQASSGILWLYRRQSGNEDAQITPVLRLGAGACAGIIAMSATYPMDMVRGRITVQTEKSPYQYRGMFNALGTVYREEGFRALYKGWLPSVIGVIPYVGLNFAVYESLKDWLVKSKPYGLVEDSELSVVTRLACGAVAGTIGQTVAYPLDVIRRRMQMVGWKDAASVVTGEGRSKAPLEYAGMIDAFRKTVHHEGFGALYKGLVPNSVKVVPSIAIAFVTYEVVKDILGVEMRISD
- the LOC135642430 gene encoding COP1-interactive protein 1-like yields the protein MRRHNKLSKFISSIRTHVHRGNTEKLENKNDTEKNVERILQLITAEESDTVSFNSVNKSELTSLIKDIHKGYQALYGRYDELTEKLKKKFRQKEDNGNFSVNSTSDSSDSSDSPDSESELSTKNSGKNHEGEAKADISLEHYTNLQEQLEGAIRRNHELEAEAASMVAKITNLEGVDVLGETEDMNRILENQIHIMQENIKTLQSENRDLEQKLEASVKQHHELNQSICTMHEQIEILISEKMEALSKLQESEKYIEEHISEISHLKDKIMTMESDNMSLKQESEKQAQELAYLNQKIDDIDKEKEAILSENFELVSKIKGTEKALADQRDEANLNLKSATDDLSSKITQLLSGNEMLKLELEAANRNGHELTSRLRDAQEENGALNSEIDDLKTKSELLNNENTRLLNAIHVSNKQLKDKEAENSDLASRLKEAMQLAEEGQQKVELLSLEIEEVKRKSSQAYEVLEMELQAKEQEETKLKQILEATSDEKLVLISENEELSAKAKLFEGEITDLKSQRDQLEIEKSELRVRVENLDAELEATKVQLINAENKLEAAGQQIEKLTMENSELFSKSEIEGIQIKDLQHLLEHLKEENSTLNENKRLLQESEKIIEDLTVQIEQLKTDNGQLQNQVNDSSHEVELANHKLSELTKQIGVLEEEICTLISKLEQAEASIRKQADKLEAFTEENSTLLQKNMDMHERNSDLDSKLEDQMKAVRDGCLEILNLANNFDDEVTQKVTVQERLLLFLKSSLNDLHEECKQLKYRFHESCQKLEVAEAVGEERMKEINKLVESVKELQVNHNVSEAERAVIIKEVAGLKGQLETQSCLFKQNLKITETEYREKEAKHMKMIAELQCNVKKLENETRIMSAELTGTIEAVGSGVSDFCQGLDELESEFKQKHCGIERQLAWITVDAEIMKTRLRQKLYEKQEMNEKLRDMAVRLKESKEGMAALKHKAEGLRDRLGEKEKEMEKVSWRSIETDRRLEELETAVREKEEEIVARNKEKLEAIKQLSQMIDYQHEKYNQLGEYLVRLKPSNNRRRL